In the genome of Pseudanabaena mucicola str. Chao 1806, the window TGTGAGGATACAGCACCAATCGTTCTTGAGACTCTATTTATTCCTGAACCTGTTATTTCTGTGGCAGTTGAGCCAAAGACAAAGCAGGATATGGAAAAATTATCTAAGGCTCTGCAATCTTTATCTGAGGAAGATCCTACCTTCCGTGTCATGACTGATTCAGAAACTAATCAAACAATTATTTCTGGTATGGGTGAGCTTCATCTTGAAATTCTCGTTGATCGGATGAAGCGGGAGTTCAATGTTGAAGCTAACGTTGGTGCACCTCAGGTTGCTTACCGTGAAACTATTCGCAAGACTGTCTCTAACGTTGAAGGCAAGTTTATGCGTCAAAGTGGAGGTAAAGGACAATATGGTCACGTTGTGATCGATTTGGAACCTGCTGATCCAGGTACAGGATTTGAGTTTGTGTCAAAAATCGTCGGTGGTGTTATTCCTAAGGAATACATTAAACCTTCGGAGCAAGGCATGAAGGAAGCCTGTGAATCAGGTATTCTGGCGGGTTATCCTCTCATTGATGTTAGAGCAACCCTCGTCCATGGTTCTTTCCATGATGTGGACTCTTCAGAAATGGCTTTCAAAATTGCTGGCTCCATGGCAATTAAGGAAGCTGTAATGAAAGCTCAACCTGTTTTGCTTGAACCAATGATGAAGGTTGAAGTAGAAACACCAGAAGACTATATGGGCGATGTCATTGGAGACCTCAGCCGTCGTCGAGGCAACATTGCTGGTATGGAAGATACTCCATCTGGCAAACGGGTTGAAGCAAGAGTTCCCTTGTCTGAGATGTTTGGTTACTCCACTGACCTTCGCTCAGCAACTCAAGGTAGAGCTAGCTTCTCAATGGAATTTAGCCATTATGAAGAAGTACCCAGAAACGTTGCTGAGGCAATTATTGCGAAAAGCAAGGGCAAAGAGTAGTCCTGTAAATTACTCTATCGATGCTCTATAAACTAGAGTAATAAATACCCAAAATACTCTATAAATTAGAGTAACCATTACCAAAATTAAGGATAATTAGGAAAAAATGGCACGCGCTAAATTTGAAAGAACCAAGCCCCACGTTAATATCGGTACTATTGGTCACGTTGATCATGGTAAGACCACTTTAACTGCTGCAATCACCATGACTTTGGCAGCAGCAGGTCAAGCAACAGCTAAGGCATACGACCAAATCGATGCTGCACCTGAAGAGAAAGCTCGTGGTATTACTATTAATACTGCTCACGTTGAGTATCAAACTGCTGAACGTCACTATGCTCACGTTGACTGTCCAGGTCACGCTGACTATGTTAAGAACATGATCACTGGTGCGGCTCAAATGGACGGAGCTATTTTGCTGGTATCTGCTGCTGATGGTCCTGAGCCTCAAACCCGTGAACACATCTTGCTAGCTCGTCAGGTAGGTGTACCTAACCTAGTAGTTTTCTTGAATAAAGAAGACCAAATGGAAGGTGAAGACGAACTTGTTGAGCTTGTTGAGCTTGAAGTTCGCGAATTGCTATCTTCTTATGATTTCGATGGCGATAATATCCCCATCACTCGTGGTTCTGCATTGAAAGCAGTTGAGCAAATGACTGCGAGTCCTAAGACCCAGCGTGGGGAAAATCCTTGGGTAGATAAGATTTGGGCTTTGATGGATTCTGTTGACTCATACATTCCTACCCCTGAACGTGCTGTAGATAAGCCATTCTTAATGGCTGTTGAAGATGTATTCTCAATTACTGGTCGTGGTACTGTGGCGACGGGTCGGATTGAGCGTGGTACTGTCAAGGTTGGCGATGTTGTAGAACTCGTTGGGCTTGGTGAAACTCGTTCCACTACCGTTACTGGTATTGAGATGTTCAAGAAGAGCTTGGACGAAGGACTTGCGGGCGATAACGCAGGGCTCTTGCTCCGTGGTATTCAAAAGAACGATATCGAGCGTGGTATGGTTTTGGCTAAGCCCAAGTCCATCACTCCTCACACTCAATTTGAAGGTCAGGTATACATTTTGACCGAAAAAGAAGGCGGTCGTAAGACTCCTTTCTTCCCTGGCTATCGTCCTCAGTTCTATGTGCGTACAACTGACGTAACTGGAACCATTGTTAGCTTCACTGCTGATGATGGTAGTGCGGCAGAAATGGTTATGCCTGGCGATCGCATTAAGGTAACGGTTGAATTGATTAACCCGATCGCAATTGAACAAGAAATGCGTTTTGCAATTCGTGAAGGAGGGCGTACTGTTGGATCTGGTGTTGTTACCAGTATCTTGAAGTAGTTCTAAACTTTCTAACAAAAAAGCCTCGCAACGCGAGGCTTTTTTATTTTTAGTCAAATATTTCCGCAGGATCAGCCCTTTGGACTTTGCGAAGGGATAATGTTCCTGATATTGCACACATGGCAACTGTGAGTATAAATAATTGCAAAATGCGATCAATCCCTAACTCCATCAATAAACCTGTAGCATTCTGAGTAATGTGATAGAGGATTGCACAAGCTGAAATAGCTGGCATGAAACCGCATAAAGCTAAAAGTAAGGATTCTTGCAATACAAGACTAAATAGATAAAAGTTGCTGTAGCCCATTGCCTTAAGGGTGGCATACTCTGCAAGATGATCAGAAACGTCTTTGTAGAGGACTTGGTAAACAATCACAACTCCGACGATAAAACCCATAGCTACACCCAAGCCAAAGATAAAACCGATAGGAGTTGCTTCTGACCAGTAGTTTAACTCTAAGTTAATGAATTCCTGTTTAGTCAATACTTTTACGTCTTGCTCTAATTGCGATCGCATGGCATCGCGAATAGCGATTGCATCGGTTCCTTGTTCTAATTGCACTAGACCCAAGCTAATATTTCCGACAAGTCGATCGGGAAAAATTCGCAAAAAGTTCTGTTCGCTAGTGATCAGTGTGCCATTGGCGGCAAAGGAAACCCCCATGTTAAATAGCCCACCGATGGTAATGGCTCGATTCGCAACTTCCTTAGTAAGACTTTTACCTCTGGCAATCGCTACTTCATATTCCGAGGCGATCGCACCATAAAAGTCTTCTCGCGAACCGCGATCAAATAAAACAACATCAGGTAGTAGGGTTTTATCTAAGTCTGGTTTGATATCAGGAAATAAAAAAGGATTAGCTTGTGGCGAAACGCCGATCGCTAAAATATCCTCTTTGACTCCAAGCTCAGGGGCATTCCAAACAGCTAAGCCAATATACACAGGATGTACGGACTTAACACCTGTGAATCCATTAGCCTGGTAGAGACGACGGCGCGAAAACTGCTTCAGGTTCAGCAAATTATTGGAGCTAGGATGAATCAGGATGAGGTCACTCCGTAAATTCAGGTGCAATAATACAGCACTTTTAAATAGAGCTTCCTGAAAGCCTAGTTGCATCGCAATCAAAATTACCGCAAACATGATGCCAAGGATAGCGATCGCTAAACGCCCCTTTTGATAGGTCAGTTGCAGCCACGCTAAAGGAATCGCTAACATGAATTTTAAGGTGATTTCAATGTAGATATAGCAGTCCTAAATCATTTGTAGTTTTTGGGATTTGTGGAAGCGCACCCCGAAGGTGTGAACTTTCACAAACCATTCAGGATTGCTAATGTGAGTTATGCTTAGCACAACTCACGTATACATTGATTTTAAGATGGTGGTGTAGATTTGAGATATTTATAGAGCCAAGCACAGCCACCTAAACAGGTACGTTTATCCTCCTCAGAAACATTAGTGTTCGTTCTTAAGTATTCTTGAAGCCACTGACAACCACGAATCAAGAGGTTGTCTAGATCGAGATTCCACATGATAATTTTGTGATCTTCACCCGTCGATACTAAAATTTTACCATTAGGACTGAAGCATACACTTCGTACGGAGCCCTGATGACCATTAAAGGTACGTAACAGAGTCCCATCACCACTCCAAAACTGAATTGTGGAGTCTTCGCTTGCCGAAACAATTGACTTACCATCGGGACTGAAACAAACACTAGTTACCTCAGCACTATGTCCATTGAGGGTTTTGATCAAGTCTCCTTCAATGCTCCATAGTTTGACACTTTGATCCATACTGCCACTAGCGAGCATCTTGCCATTTGGGTTAAAGCAAACCGTATAAACTTCCGCACTATGAGAGTCTAAGGTTCTGAGAAGAGTGCCATCCCAACTCCAAAGATTGATCAGTTTGTCTTTACTGGCTGAGGCAAGCATGCTGCCGTCAGGACTAAAGTCAATGCTATAGACTTCGGCAGCGTGACCTGTGAGAGTTTGTAACCATTTGCCATCAGCACTCCATACCCGCACAGTCCCATCGGCGCTACAAGATGCAAAAACCTGTCCATCACAGCGATAGACAATGCTATGAATTTCAGCACGATGAGCGCTGATCGTATCAATCAGGGTTCCATCCGTCCGCCAAATTTTAATCGAGGTATCTGCGCCCGCAGTGAGAATAGTAGTACTATCGGGACTGAAAGTAACACAATTGACCTTGTCGTTATGTCCTTCTAGTACAGCTTCTAACGTGCCATTAGCATTCCAAAGATTAACAGTTTTATCTTTACAGGCAGAGGCGAGGTACTTCGAATTGGGACTAAAGGCTATAGAAGCGACTTGATCAGTATGTCCAATTAATGTGCGTAAAGGTGTACCCTGAAGTGACCAGAGTTTTA includes:
- the tuf gene encoding elongation factor Tu — protein: MARAKFERTKPHVNIGTIGHVDHGKTTLTAAITMTLAAAGQATAKAYDQIDAAPEEKARGITINTAHVEYQTAERHYAHVDCPGHADYVKNMITGAAQMDGAILLVSAADGPEPQTREHILLARQVGVPNLVVFLNKEDQMEGEDELVELVELEVRELLSSYDFDGDNIPITRGSALKAVEQMTASPKTQRGENPWVDKIWALMDSVDSYIPTPERAVDKPFLMAVEDVFSITGRGTVATGRIERGTVKVGDVVELVGLGETRSTTVTGIEMFKKSLDEGLAGDNAGLLLRGIQKNDIERGMVLAKPKSITPHTQFEGQVYILTEKEGGRKTPFFPGYRPQFYVRTTDVTGTIVSFTADDGSAAEMVMPGDRIKVTVELINPIAIEQEMRFAIREGGRTVGSGVVTSILK
- the devC gene encoding ABC transporter permease DevC codes for the protein MLAIPLAWLQLTYQKGRLAIAILGIMFAVILIAMQLGFQEALFKSAVLLHLNLRSDLILIHPSSNNLLNLKQFSRRRLYQANGFTGVKSVHPVYIGLAVWNAPELGVKEDILAIGVSPQANPFLFPDIKPDLDKTLLPDVVLFDRGSREDFYGAIASEYEVAIARGKSLTKEVANRAITIGGLFNMGVSFAANGTLITSEQNFLRIFPDRLVGNISLGLVQLEQGTDAIAIRDAMRSQLEQDVKVLTKQEFINLELNYWSEATPIGFIFGLGVAMGFIVGVVIVYQVLYKDVSDHLAEYATLKAMGYSNFYLFSLVLQESLLLALCGFMPAISACAILYHITQNATGLLMELGIDRILQLFILTVAMCAISGTLSLRKVQRADPAEIFD